A DNA window from Myxococcales bacterium contains the following coding sequences:
- a CDS encoding aminotransferase class V-fold PLP-dependent enzyme has protein sequence MAENGHLYFDNAATSYPKPAEVYAALDRYAREEGGSAGRGAHARAVAGSRLLFNLREELAALLGGHPDRLVLTRHATEALNLALFSLIEPGAVVAHGALEHNAVMRPLQHLAATRGVRLLEIPGDADGRLTPDALRRALAAEPIAAVVTLHGSNVNGAIQDLAALGELCRAREIPFIVDAAQTAGCWPIDQEAMGIDALCVTGHKSLLGPTGVGALLLAARVAERVAPLVHGGTGSESEKETMPDFLPDRLEAGTPNTFGAAGLLAGVRYVTRRTVAAVRRHEDELRGRLRERLRAIPGLRVLAADGDALAVVSVVGAVAPSDLAFLLSERYGIATRAGLHCAPRAHRTLGTLAMGALRLAPGPLTPPAAVDEVAAALHDLLGALA, from the coding sequence ATGGCCGAAAACGGACATTTGTACTTCGACAACGCCGCCACCAGCTATCCCAAACCGGCGGAAGTGTATGCGGCGCTGGATCGCTACGCGCGCGAGGAAGGCGGCTCGGCGGGGCGGGGCGCCCATGCCCGCGCCGTCGCCGGCAGCCGGTTGCTGTTCAATCTGCGCGAGGAACTGGCTGCTTTACTGGGCGGACACCCGGACCGTCTTGTGTTGACCCGCCACGCCACCGAGGCGCTCAACCTGGCGTTGTTTTCGCTGATCGAACCGGGAGCCGTCGTGGCTCACGGCGCGCTCGAGCACAATGCCGTCATGCGCCCCTTGCAGCATCTCGCGGCGACGCGCGGCGTCCGGTTGCTCGAAATCCCGGGCGACGCCGACGGCCGCCTGACCCCCGACGCGCTGCGCCGGGCGCTCGCCGCGGAGCCGATCGCCGCGGTCGTCACCCTGCACGGTTCCAACGTCAACGGCGCGATACAGGATTTGGCGGCCCTGGGCGAGTTGTGCCGAGCGCGCGAAATTCCGTTCATCGTCGATGCCGCCCAGACGGCCGGTTGCTGGCCGATCGACCAGGAAGCCATGGGCATCGACGCCTTGTGCGTCACCGGCCATAAAAGCCTGCTCGGTCCGACGGGCGTCGGCGCGTTGCTGCTCGCCGCGCGCGTCGCCGAGCGCGTCGCGCCGCTCGTTCACGGCGGCACCGGATCGGAATCGGAAAAGGAAACGATGCCCGATTTTCTGCCCGATCGGCTCGAAGCGGGCACGCCCAACACGTTCGGGGCGGCCGGCCTGTTGGCGGGGGTTCGCTACGTGACGCGGCGGACCGTGGCGGCGGTGCGCCGCCACGAGGACGAACTGCGCGGCCGGTTGCGCGAGCGGTTGCGGGCGATACCCGGCCTGCGCGTGCTGGCTGCGGACGGTGACGCGCTGGCGGTGGTCAGCGTGGTCGGCGCCGTGGCGCCATCCGACCTGGCGTTTCTCCTGAGCGAACGCTACGGCATCGCGACGCGCGCCGGATTGCATTGCGCGCCGCGCGCCCACCGCACGCTCGGCACGCTGGCGATGGGCGCCCTCCGGCTCGCGCCCGGCCCCTTGACGCCGCCGGCGGCGGTCGACGAAGTGGCCGCTGCCCTGCACGATTTGCTGGGAGCGCTGGCATGA
- a CDS encoding sugar transferase: MQRERISGMTAFSVVTDAAGILVSFFLAYLIVDSLKQYLPGPYQARQLYELGYYGWWLMIDLALTLSLLYFFGFYTFGRTLSYFDILLNLAKALGSGFFLLIFVLFLLRVQDVSRLLLGTHTLVKFIILLNLRVLLKSVIGKLHEHGYDQINALVLGTGARATNLIQRLSSSPDLGYRIVGVLTENGFPGLDLGRIPVLGKMRELRDVLLRQSIDEVFFAASIEERFDIDDLVFACEEVGVRFSVLADWFRPNLARTSLRSLGELPLLTFSTTPSQVGQLMAKAVMDRFLSALLIVLISPLLLGIALAIKLGDRGPVFFHQRRSGLNGRVFKMYKFRTMVPNAESLQKELTDRNEMSGPVFKIAHDPRVTGVGRWLRRYSLDELPQLFNVLLGDMSLVGPRPPIPEEVRQYERWQRRRLSMKPGLTCFWQIGGRNQIDFSEWMELDLKYIDNWSLKLDIIILLKTIPVVLLGKGAS; this comes from the coding sequence ATGCAGCGGGAACGCATATCCGGAATGACGGCTTTTTCGGTGGTGACGGACGCCGCCGGGATCCTCGTTTCGTTTTTTCTCGCCTACCTGATCGTCGATTCCCTGAAACAATACCTGCCGGGGCCTTATCAGGCGCGCCAGTTGTACGAATTGGGATATTACGGCTGGTGGTTGATGATCGACCTTGCCCTGACGCTGTCGCTGCTCTATTTCTTCGGTTTTTACACCTTCGGCCGGACCCTGAGTTACTTCGATATTTTGCTCAATCTGGCCAAGGCGCTGGGCAGCGGATTCTTCCTGCTGATCTTCGTCCTGTTTCTGCTGCGGGTGCAGGACGTGTCCCGTTTGCTGCTGGGCACGCACACGCTGGTCAAGTTCATCATTCTGCTCAACCTGCGGGTGCTGCTCAAATCGGTGATCGGCAAGCTGCACGAGCACGGCTACGACCAAATCAACGCCCTGGTGCTCGGCACCGGCGCGCGGGCCACGAACCTCATCCAGCGGTTGTCGTCCAGCCCGGACCTGGGGTATCGCATCGTCGGCGTGCTGACCGAAAACGGTTTTCCGGGCCTGGATCTGGGCCGGATTCCGGTGCTCGGCAAGATGCGCGAACTGCGCGACGTGTTGCTGCGCCAAAGCATCGACGAGGTGTTTTTCGCGGCCTCCATCGAAGAGCGTTTCGACATCGACGACCTGGTGTTCGCCTGCGAGGAAGTCGGCGTGCGCTTTTCGGTGCTGGCCGACTGGTTCCGGCCCAACTTGGCGCGCACCTCGCTGCGTTCGCTCGGCGAACTGCCGCTGCTGACCTTCTCCACAACGCCCAGCCAGGTCGGCCAACTGATGGCCAAGGCGGTGATGGACCGCTTCCTGTCAGCGCTGCTGATCGTGTTGATCAGTCCGTTGTTGCTGGGCATCGCGCTGGCGATCAAGCTGGGCGACCGCGGGCCGGTGTTTTTCCACCAGCGGCGCAGCGGTCTGAACGGGCGCGTCTTCAAAATGTACAAGTTCCGCACGATGGTGCCCAACGCCGAGTCACTGCAAAAAGAGTTGACCGACCGCAACGAGATGAGCGGGCCGGTGTTCAAGATCGCCCACGATCCGCGCGTCACCGGCGTCGGCCGCTGGTTGCGCCGGTACAGCCTCGACGAACTGCCCCAACTGTTTAACGTCCTACTCGGCGACATGAGCCTGGTTGGGCCGCGGCCGCCGATCCCCGAGGAGGTGCGGCAGTACGAACGCTGGCAGCGGCGGCGGTTGTCGATGAAACCCGGCCTGACCTGCTTCTGGCAGATCGGCGGGCGCAACCAGATCGATTTCAGCGAATGGATGGAACTCGATCTGAAGTACATCGACAACTGGTCGCTCAAACTCGACATCATCATTCTGCTCAAAACCATTCCCGTGGTGCTGCTCGGCAAGGGCGCCAGTTGA
- the selB gene encoding selenocysteine-specific translation elongation factor: protein MSTRRLVMGTAGHIDHGKTSLIKMLTGVDCDRLPEEKARGITIELGFTHLELPSGFAVGVVDVPGHERFVRAMVAGAAGIDFVLFVVAADEGVMPQTREHFAICRLLGLRHGLIALTKADLVDDEMLTLVKDELAELTAGTFLAAAPVVPVSAVTGAGREAIRQAIDDVARAVVERSDSGIFRLPIDRVFTIKGFGTVVTGTCIGGQVAVGDEVEILPEGRRARVRGLQVHEKPVEAAYAGQRTAVNLQGIELQEVSRGAMLATPDVLTPTQIIDVETELLPEAPRPIKHRSLVRVHCYTREVMARAVPLNFEVLEAGQTGLLQLRLAEPLIALPGDRFVLRSYSPVLTVGGGTILNSQANKHRAPYAEALADLQILRTGTLADRLAVHYRQAGRYGRRLARLAPLVGLHEKGLREEYQKLLSCRRIVRIDADTENAVDAEVFAALQAELLELVAAHHRDHPYEPGISRAELLGRAGVGAEAKVVQKALSALAAEKKAVIEGNLVHAPTHDAAADEAMQRSVARLHEAIRQAGMAAPTYKELQETEPDPKLLDQALAVLTRESRIRRVGPTLFYDAAVLAEAQERLTAYLAAHGDIDAQGMKTLYGISRKWTIPLAEYFDAQRLTLRVGDKRTLRRMK from the coding sequence ATGAGCACCCGTCGCCTGGTCATGGGCACCGCCGGTCACATCGATCACGGCAAAACCAGCCTGATCAAAATGCTGACCGGCGTGGATTGCGACCGCCTACCCGAGGAAAAAGCCCGCGGCATCACCATCGAACTGGGCTTCACCCATCTGGAACTGCCGTCCGGTTTCGCCGTCGGCGTGGTGGACGTGCCGGGGCACGAGCGTTTCGTGCGCGCCATGGTGGCCGGCGCGGCGGGCATCGACTTCGTGCTGTTCGTCGTCGCCGCCGACGAGGGCGTCATGCCGCAAACCCGCGAGCACTTCGCCATCTGCCGCCTGCTGGGCCTGCGCCACGGACTGATCGCCCTGACCAAGGCCGATCTGGTGGACGACGAGATGCTCACCCTGGTGAAAGACGAGCTGGCCGAGCTGACGGCCGGCACTTTCTTGGCGGCGGCGCCCGTGGTGCCGGTCAGCGCCGTGACCGGCGCCGGCCGCGAAGCGATCCGGCAAGCGATCGACGACGTGGCCCGGGCGGTCGTCGAACGCAGCGACAGCGGCATCTTCCGCCTGCCGATCGACCGGGTGTTCACGATCAAGGGTTTCGGCACGGTGGTCACGGGCACCTGCATCGGCGGGCAGGTCGCGGTGGGCGACGAGGTGGAGATCCTGCCGGAAGGGCGGCGGGCCCGGGTGCGGGGGTTGCAGGTTCATGAAAAGCCGGTCGAGGCCGCTTACGCGGGGCAGCGCACGGCCGTGAATCTGCAGGGCATCGAACTGCAGGAAGTATCCCGTGGCGCCATGCTCGCGACGCCGGACGTTCTGACGCCGACCCAAATCATCGACGTCGAAACGGAGCTGCTGCCCGAGGCCCCGCGCCCGATCAAGCACCGCAGCCTCGTGCGGGTCCATTGTTACACCCGGGAAGTCATGGCCCGCGCGGTGCCGCTCAATTTCGAGGTGCTGGAAGCCGGCCAAACGGGGCTGTTGCAACTGCGGTTGGCCGAGCCGCTGATCGCCCTGCCGGGCGACCGTTTCGTGTTGCGCTCGTATTCGCCGGTGCTGACGGTCGGCGGCGGCACCATCCTGAACTCGCAGGCGAACAAACACCGCGCGCCCTATGCGGAGGCGCTGGCCGATCTGCAGATCCTGCGCACCGGGACGCTGGCCGACCGCCTGGCCGTGCACTATCGGCAGGCGGGTCGTTACGGCCGGCGGCTGGCGCGCCTGGCGCCACTGGTCGGGCTGCACGAAAAGGGATTGCGCGAGGAATACCAGAAACTGCTCAGCTGCCGCCGGATCGTGCGGATCGACGCCGACACCGAAAACGCCGTCGACGCCGAAGTCTTCGCCGCTTTACAGGCGGAACTGTTGGAACTGGTGGCCGCCCATCACCGCGACCACCCGTACGAGCCCGGCATCAGCCGGGCCGAATTGCTCGGCCGCGCGGGGGTGGGCGCCGAGGCGAAAGTCGTGCAAAAAGCCCTGTCCGCCCTGGCCGCGGAAAAGAAGGCGGTCATCGAGGGAAATCTCGTCCATGCGCCGACGCACGACGCGGCGGCCGACGAGGCCATGCAACGATCGGTCGCGCGGCTGCACGAAGCGATCCGCCAGGCGGGGATGGCCGCGCCGACCTACAAAGAGTTGCAGGAAACCGAACCGGACCCGAAATTGCTCGATCAGGCCCTGGCGGTGCTGACGCGGGAAAGCCGGATCCGGCGCGTCGGTCCGACGCTGTTTTACGACGCGGCGGTGCTGGCCGAGGCGCAGGAGCGATTGACGGCCTACCTCGCCGCGCACGGTGATATCGACGCCCAGGGGATGAAGACGCTATACGGCATCAGCCGCAAGTGGACCATTCCGCTCGCCGAATATTTCGACGCCCAGCGCCTGACCCTACGCGTCGGCGACAAGCGCACGCTTCGCCGGATGAAGTAG
- the aspA gene encoding aspartate ammonia-lyase — protein sequence MASRSDSPAAAGFRREHDSLGGADIPAEVYYGIQTQRAIENFPITGVKIGQFPHLIRALALVKKAAAHANADLGFLPRPIAEAISAACDDLLDGKFHDQFPVDALQGGAGTSTNMNANEVIANLALEHLGQEKGRYEFCHPNDHVNLSQSTNDVYPTSIRLAMYSRLDDLTASMAELKTAFEAKEVEFADVIKMGRTQLQDAVPMTLGQEFGAWAVMIGEDIRRLHEAKQLLREMNLGATAIGTGLNAPAGYTDLVRQYLNRFGQTDFVTSVNLVEATQDAGCFVQLSGVLKRVAVKLSKICNDLRLLSSGPRAGLNEINLPPMQPGSSIMPGKVNPVIPEVVNQICFQVIGNDVAVSLAAEAGQLELNVMEPVIFYNLHRSLDVLTNGCRTLARKCVSGITANREVCRRYVERSIGLVTALNPLIGYEKSAAIAKEALASGRGIVELVVEKGILTRAQVEELLQPENMMRPLEKKK from the coding sequence ATGGCTTCCCGGTCCGATTCCCCCGCGGCTGCCGGCTTTCGGCGCGAACACGATTCGCTCGGCGGCGCGGACATTCCGGCGGAGGTGTATTACGGCATCCAAACCCAGCGGGCGATCGAGAATTTCCCCATCACGGGGGTGAAAATCGGTCAATTCCCGCACCTGATCCGCGCGCTGGCCCTGGTGAAAAAGGCGGCGGCGCACGCCAACGCGGATTTGGGCTTTTTGCCCCGACCGATCGCCGAGGCGATTTCCGCGGCTTGTGACGATCTGCTGGACGGCAAGTTCCACGACCAGTTTCCGGTCGACGCGTTGCAGGGCGGCGCCGGCACCTCCACGAACATGAACGCCAACGAGGTGATCGCCAATCTGGCGCTCGAACACCTGGGGCAGGAAAAGGGCCGCTACGAATTCTGCCACCCGAACGACCACGTCAACCTGTCGCAGTCGACCAACGACGTCTACCCGACTTCCATCCGCCTGGCGATGTATTCGCGGCTGGACGACCTGACGGCATCCATGGCGGAACTGAAAACCGCCTTCGAGGCGAAGGAGGTTGAATTCGCCGACGTGATCAAGATGGGCCGCACCCAGTTGCAGGACGCGGTGCCGATGACCCTCGGGCAGGAATTCGGCGCCTGGGCGGTGATGATCGGCGAGGACATCCGCCGGCTGCACGAGGCCAAGCAGTTGCTGCGCGAAATGAACCTGGGCGCCACCGCCATCGGCACCGGCCTCAACGCGCCGGCGGGGTACACCGATCTGGTGCGCCAGTACCTCAACCGCTTCGGGCAGACCGACTTCGTCACCTCGGTCAACCTCGTCGAGGCCACCCAGGACGCCGGGTGCTTCGTCCAGCTCAGCGGCGTACTCAAGCGGGTCGCCGTCAAGCTGTCGAAGATCTGCAACGACCTGCGCCTGCTCTCGTCGGGGCCGCGCGCCGGTCTCAACGAAATCAATCTGCCGCCGATGCAGCCGGGCTCGTCGATCATGCCCGGCAAGGTGAACCCGGTGATTCCGGAGGTCGTGAACCAGATCTGCTTCCAGGTCATCGGCAACGACGTCGCCGTTTCGCTGGCGGCCGAGGCGGGGCAGCTTGAACTCAACGTCATGGAACCGGTCATTTTTTACAACCTGCACCGCAGCCTCGACGTGCTGACCAACGGTTGCCGCACGCTGGCCCGCAAATGCGTGAGCGGCATCACCGCCAACCGCGAGGTCTGCCGCCGGTACGTCGAGCGAAGCATCGGCCTGGTGACCGCGCTCAATCCGCTGATCGGCTATGAAAAATCGGCGGCGATCGCCAAGGAAGCGCTGGCTTCCGGCCGCGGCATCGTCGAGCTGGTGGTGGAAAAAGGCATTTTGACCCGCGCCCAGGTCGAGGAGCTTCTCCAACCGGAAAACATGATGCGGCCGCTGGAAAAAAAGAAATAG
- a CDS encoding glycosyltransferase family 4 protein, with translation MRVAMLGLKGLPGTYGGVERHVEELGAALAARGHEVTAYVRPFYTPREIEVRGVRTRLLPTIHTKHLDATVHTFLGAWHAGLSAFDIVHFHGIGPGAFAPITRLLGRPVVLTIHSLDYRRDKWNRLAKWALRQGEQVAVRAARRVICVSESIAAGHAVRGNKVVQIPNGVGRPQPRAPRLIGEQWGLHGGDYVLYAGRVSPEKGVHHLIRGFRALPGDRRLIIAGGTSHTDYYLRDLRSEADARVLFVGYQEGEALAELYSNAAAFVLPSDHEGMPVALLEAWSYALPTLASGIGPCREIGGPDGERGRYFAPGDPADLAARLAELLRDPAARETAARAQAFVLERYGWEQIAARVEEQYRLALEDR, from the coding sequence ATGCGCGTCGCCATGCTCGGCCTCAAGGGTCTGCCGGGCACGTATGGCGGCGTGGAACGTCACGTCGAGGAACTCGGCGCGGCGCTGGCGGCGCGCGGCCACGAGGTGACGGCCTACGTGCGGCCGTTTTACACCCCGCGCGAAATCGAAGTGCGCGGCGTCCGGACCCGCCTGCTGCCGACGATCCACACGAAACACCTCGATGCGACCGTGCACACGTTTCTCGGCGCCTGGCATGCCGGCTTGTCGGCGTTCGACATCGTTCACTTTCACGGCATCGGCCCGGGGGCGTTCGCGCCGATTACGCGGCTGCTGGGCCGTCCGGTGGTGTTGACGATCCACAGCCTCGACTACCGGCGCGACAAGTGGAACCGCCTGGCGAAATGGGCGTTGCGGCAGGGCGAGCAAGTAGCCGTTCGCGCGGCGCGGCGGGTGATCTGCGTCAGCGAAAGCATCGCCGCCGGTCACGCCGTCCGCGGGAACAAGGTGGTGCAGATCCCCAACGGCGTCGGCCGGCCGCAGCCGCGGGCGCCCCGCCTGATCGGCGAACAGTGGGGTTTGCACGGCGGCGATTACGTGTTGTACGCGGGACGCGTCAGCCCGGAGAAGGGCGTCCATCACCTGATTCGCGGCTTTCGCGCGTTGCCCGGCGATCGGCGGCTGATCATCGCGGGCGGCACCAGCCACACCGACTATTACCTCCGTGATTTGCGGTCAGAAGCCGACGCGCGGGTGCTTTTCGTGGGCTACCAGGAAGGCGAGGCGCTGGCGGAGCTGTACAGCAACGCCGCCGCCTTCGTTTTGCCGTCCGATCACGAAGGAATGCCGGTGGCGCTGCTCGAGGCCTGGAGTTACGCTTTGCCGACGCTGGCCAGCGGCATCGGGCCTTGCCGCGAAATCGGCGGTCCCGACGGCGAGCGCGGCCGGTATTTCGCGCCCGGCGATCCGGCCGACCTGGCGGCGCGGCTGGCCGAACTGCTGCGCGACCCGGCGGCGCGCGAAACGGCGGCGCGGGCGCAGGCATTCGTGTTGGAAAGGTACGGCTGGGAACAGATCGCGGCGCGGGTCGAGGAGCAATACCGGTTGGCGCTGGAGGATCGGTGA
- a CDS encoding DUF3343 domain-containing protein: protein MTVCALIFRSVHDVLKAEKIVLGKNLAVRLIPVPKQVDPDCGVALQISCEQRDEILFLLAELHHRLKGVYLVDGTRFSPLEDR from the coding sequence ATGACGGTCTGCGCCTTGATCTTCCGCAGCGTTCACGACGTGCTCAAGGCCGAAAAGATCGTGCTGGGAAAAAACCTGGCGGTACGGCTGATTCCGGTTCCGAAACAAGTCGATCCCGATTGCGGAGTGGCGTTGCAGATCTCCTGCGAACAGCGTGACGAGATTCTTTTTCTGCTGGCCGAACTGCACCACCGGCTGAAGGGCGTTTACCTCGTCGATGGCACGAGGTTCTCGCCGCTCGAGGACCGATGA
- a CDS encoding radical SAM protein produces the protein MKTGPTQAIIAVTYRCNARCGMCDIWRKEHAPEVEPSVYYHLPASLREINLSGGEPFLRDDLEKIVAVMTERLPGARILISSNGLLTERIARLAPDLHRLNPRLGLRVSIDGSAATHDRIRGIPGAHEHAWETLAAARRGGLRDLGIGFTMVAGNEEEMLPVYERAMALGYEFTGTVVHSSPIFFGEHDAQEPDREKAGAAYEELRRRQLRSWKPKNWFRAYFTGGLRDLVRGAARPIQCEAGTAFFYLDPYGTVFPCHLRDWPLGKIEEGYDRLRAQGAAQLERVTACRANCWMTCTVAPTMRRDLWWTAARVSVDRVKALVGWY, from the coding sequence ATGAAAACGGGACCGACACAGGCGATCATCGCGGTGACCTACCGCTGCAACGCGCGGTGCGGCATGTGCGACATCTGGCGCAAGGAGCACGCGCCTGAGGTCGAGCCGAGCGTGTACTATCATCTGCCGGCGAGCTTGCGGGAAATCAACTTGTCGGGCGGCGAACCCTTTTTACGCGACGACCTGGAAAAAATCGTCGCGGTCATGACCGAACGGCTGCCGGGCGCTCGCATTTTAATCAGCAGCAACGGCCTTTTAACCGAACGCATCGCGCGCCTGGCGCCGGACCTGCATCGGCTCAATCCGCGGTTGGGCCTGCGCGTCAGCATCGATGGTTCGGCCGCGACGCATGACCGCATTCGCGGCATTCCGGGCGCCCACGAGCATGCCTGGGAAACGCTGGCGGCGGCGCGGCGGGGCGGGCTGCGCGACCTGGGCATCGGCTTCACGATGGTCGCGGGCAACGAAGAAGAAATGCTGCCGGTGTACGAGCGGGCGATGGCCCTGGGCTACGAATTCACCGGGACCGTGGTGCACAGCTCGCCGATTTTTTTCGGCGAACACGACGCCCAGGAACCCGACCGCGAGAAAGCCGGCGCCGCCTACGAGGAACTGCGCCGCCGGCAACTGCGCTCCTGGAAACCGAAGAACTGGTTCCGCGCCTATTTCACCGGCGGCCTGCGCGACCTGGTGCGCGGGGCGGCGCGGCCGATCCAGTGCGAAGCGGGCACCGCGTTCTTTTACCTCGATCCCTACGGCACGGTCTTTCCGTGCCACCTGCGCGACTGGCCGCTGGGTAAAATCGAGGAAGGCTACGACCGCCTGCGCGCGCAAGGCGCCGCCCAGCTCGAACGCGTCACCGCCTGTCGGGCCAATTGCTGGATGACTTGCACTGTCGCGCCGACGATGCGCCGCGACCTGTGGTGGACCGCGGCGCGCGTGTCGGTCGACCGGGTCAAAGCCTTGGTAGGGTGGTATTGA
- a CDS encoding FHA domain-containing protein has product MFELKSTDGEGQVLLFPLYKSRLTIGRDPSNDIILTDPDVSRWHALLMIEKAGPVIRDQQSTNGVFVNSRRIHDPVPLCVGDLLILGSNLFAVSENERDDAALERTMALSKDQIAELFDPRGATTAPRETSETAGSFDLTLARGKHDLLESAFEKKLQVARFPRLETTGAEQIEGCYLLAMPVFRLGRAADCHLRLTAPAVSAHHAEIRNNAAGCLLVDLKSENGTFVNGRRVTERLLRDGDVIELPEARLVYRHREGLRGRFSKFIHAVFKKD; this is encoded by the coding sequence ATGTTCGAACTGAAAAGCACCGATGGCGAAGGGCAGGTTTTGCTTTTTCCCCTATACAAGTCCCGCTTGACGATCGGCCGCGACCCATCCAACGACATCATTCTGACCGACCCGGACGTGTCGCGCTGGCACGCGCTGCTGATGATCGAAAAAGCCGGCCCGGTCATCCGCGACCAGCAATCCACCAACGGCGTTTTCGTCAACAGCCGGCGCATCCACGATCCCGTGCCGCTCTGCGTCGGCGACTTGCTGATTCTCGGCTCCAACCTGTTCGCCGTCAGCGAAAACGAGCGGGACGACGCGGCGCTGGAGCGCACCATGGCGCTGTCGAAGGACCAGATCGCCGAGTTGTTCGACCCGCGCGGCGCCACGACGGCGCCCCGGGAAACCAGCGAGACGGCCGGTTCGTTCGATCTCACTCTGGCGCGCGGCAAGCACGACTTGTTGGAAAGCGCGTTCGAGAAGAAGCTTCAGGTCGCCCGCTTTCCCCGGCTCGAAACGACCGGCGCGGAACAGATCGAAGGCTGTTACCTGCTGGCGATGCCGGTCTTTCGCCTTGGCCGCGCCGCCGATTGCCACCTGCGGCTGACCGCGCCGGCCGTCAGCGCCCATCACGCGGAAATCCGAAACAACGCCGCCGGTTGCCTGCTCGTCGATCTGAAAAGCGAAAACGGCACCTTCGTCAACGGCCGACGCGTCACCGAACGGCTGCTGCGCGACGGCGACGTCATCGAACTGCCGGAAGCCCGGCTGGTCTATCGCCACCGCGAAGGGTTGCGCGGCCGGTTCAGCAAATTCATCCATGCGGTGTTTAAAAAAGATTGA
- a CDS encoding class I SAM-dependent methyltransferase gives MATCPLCQAAHRVTYYRGTRSGDVHRCTACGFVYADPRGERVAGGPPARTDEPAVYLENARHRLGLLRRYGGVAGGRLLDVGCYDGGFLLAAQQLGFAGTGVEPSARGAALARERGLTIVAAPFERAEFAAPFDAITFIHSLEHFENPRQALSLARRHLQPNGALLVEVPNFAAWSRPLLGRRWRQFIADHHQFFEPPTLHRCLAEAGFAVREMRPVSKILSLGLLADRVERYYNLKAGRALAGLLARRRWTEKQISLNLGDILLAVATVARER, from the coding sequence ATGGCCACTTGTCCGCTTTGTCAGGCGGCGCATCGCGTCACGTACTACCGCGGCACCCGGAGCGGCGACGTCCATCGCTGCACGGCCTGCGGTTTCGTTTACGCCGATCCGCGCGGCGAACGCGTCGCCGGCGGCCCACCGGCGCGCACCGACGAGCCGGCGGTTTACCTGGAAAACGCCCGTCACCGCCTGGGACTGCTGCGGCGGTATGGGGGCGTGGCCGGCGGGCGGCTGCTCGATGTCGGCTGTTACGACGGCGGTTTTCTGCTCGCGGCGCAACAATTGGGATTTGCCGGCACAGGCGTCGAGCCCAGCGCACGCGGCGCCGCACTGGCGCGGGAACGTGGGTTGACGATCGTCGCCGCGCCGTTCGAGCGGGCGGAATTCGCCGCGCCGTTCGACGCGATCACCTTCATCCACAGCCTCGAACATTTTGAAAACCCGCGCCAAGCCCTGTCGCTGGCCCGCCGGCACCTGCAACCGAACGGCGCCTTGCTGGTCGAGGTGCCGAATTTCGCCGCCTGGTCGCGGCCGCTCCTCGGTCGTCGCTGGCGGCAGTTCATCGCCGATCACCACCAATTTTTCGAACCGCCCACGCTGCACCGCTGCCTGGCCGAAGCCGGATTCGCCGTCCGTGAAATGCGCCCGGTGAGCAAAATCCTCAGTTTGGGGTTGCTTGCCGACCGCGTAGAGCGGTATTACAACCTCAAAGCCGGCCGGGCGCTGGCGGGTTTGCTCGCCCGTCGCCGGTGGACTGAAAAACAGATCAGCTTGAACCTGGGCGATATTCTGCTGGCCGTTGCCACGGTGGCGCGGGAGCGCTAA